A genome region from Anopheles stephensi strain Indian chromosome 2, UCI_ANSTEP_V1.0, whole genome shotgun sequence includes the following:
- the LOC118503795 gene encoding probable chitinase 10 produces the protein MKAAVVAGLLLLSIASINAATDRVVCYFGSWATYRIGNGKYDVENINPNLCTHIIYTFVGLDTKGNVKILDSWLDISLGGYSRFVQLKQRNPNVKLLVAIGGWNEGSASYSTMANSDLLRAVFVESAVAFVKRYGFDGFDVDWEYPTLRGGLPEDRVGFIKLLRDLRARFDQEGLLLSIATAATADYLQSAYDVPEINKYVHFVNLMAYDLHAYWDAQTGANAPMYPNSWETGFTTKMLNVDACVKAWLGAGLSPSKLNLGVPVHGHSFKLASTADTRIGAPTVGPGDAGPYTLEPGTLSYLEVCEKLAAGGYTQAFSNEQKVPYAFRGNQWISYDNTYSIALKVQYAKQLNLGGVMVWSIESDDAKGICGEGQNPITSAVYKEVFGTGGATQGPTQTPAVTTITTTARPATTTTTTAYRTTTTTTTTRPNQKLVCPSSGYLRDPNNCAQFYQCYPGLSTDQLTTCDVCFISDKVFCFFDNQATYRVGEGKVTIEDINSNLCTHIVYTSISLTAAGKTQLLDSFTDVTNGGFTRFKSICERNPGVKCMIGLTSGLSGSKIFTTMMNSAQLRSTAVSSIMSLLIQQYKFDGLDVYWQYPVLKGGNPEDRYNFVYFIAELSANMRMYGLVLSISVAPTNDFFMSSYDVPNLMKSVDYFNIMAFDLHSYWDGKTGHQSALYSSGKETTLYETQLNVDSIVSGWIAEGVPPSKLILGITASANVMKLYYTNETGLGARTAGRADEGPYTTTEGLMSYPELCVERAKAGWETVLDGIQQAYYAHNKRIWATFEQDRTIKLKGSYVITRGLAGMALFSMENDDVKNKCGLGNYPLLTAVNTGLNRRIPTDGQTTTTTTKAPTTTTKATTTTTKATTTTTKPTTTTTKPTTTTTKPTTTTTAKPSKLPTVCPRNGYVRDPNNCSVYYRCIPNGTFFTSWKYSCMNGLYFNLVTSTCDYPNRVDC, from the exons AGCTCAAGCAGCGCAATCCTAATGTGAAGCTGCTGGTAGCGATCGGAGGATGGAACGAGGGTTCCGCTTCGTACTCGACGATGGCCAACTCCGATCTGCTGCGTGCCGTGTTCGTCGAGTCGGCAGTAGCCTTCGTGAAGCGGTACGGGTTCGATGGGTTCGACGTGGATTGGGAGTATCCGACACTGCGTGGTGGCTTGCCGGAGGATCGCGTTGGCTTCATAAAGCTGCTGCGCGATCTTCGAGCGCGATTCGATCAGGAAGGGTTACTGCTGTCGATTGCGACTGCGGCGACGGCTGACTATCTGCAGTCTGCGTACGATGTGCCGGAGATCAACAAGTACGTACATTTCGTCAACTTGATGGCGTACGATCTGCATGCGTACTGGGACGCACAGACTGGTGCGAATGCACCGATGTATCCGAATTCTTGGGAAACTGGCTTTACCACCAAAATGCTCAATGTG GACGCTTGTGTGAAGGCTTGGCTTGGTGCGGGACTTTCCCCATCGAAGCTAAACCTTGGAGTTCCTGTGCATGGGCACAGCTTCAAGCTAGCTTCCACTGCTGACACCCGTATTGGAGCACCAACAGTCGGGCCAGGCGATGCTGGACCATACACCCTGGAGCCGGGAACCCTGTCCTATCTGGAAGTTTGTGAAAAGCTGGCCGCAGGAGGATACACGCAAGCATTCAGCAATGAGCAGAAGGTCCCGTATGCCTTCCGAGGCAATCAGTGGATATCGTACGACAACACGTACTCTATCGCGTTAAAGGTACAGTACGCCAAGCAGTTGAATCTCGGTGGAGTCATGGTCTGGTCCATCGAGTCTGATGACGCAAAGGGAATCTGTGGTGAGGGACAGAACCCGATCACGTCGGCGGTGTACAAAGAAGTGTTCGGGACGGGCGGGGCAACGCAGGGACCTACTCAAACGCCAGCCGTCACCACCATAACCACTACGGCACGTCCTGCTACGACTACAACTACGACTGCCTacagaaccaccaccacgaccactACTACTCGTCCCAATCAAAAGCTGGTCTGCCCATCGAGTGGATACCTGAGGGATCCCAACAATTGCGCTCAGTTCTACCAGTGCTACCCTGGACT CTCTACTGATCAACTAACGACTTGTGACGTTTGCTTCATTTCAGAcaaagtgttttgtttcttcgacAACCAGGCCACATACCGCGTCGGAGAAGGCAAAGTGACGATCGAAGATATCAACTCCAATCTCTGCACGCACATCGTGTACACCTCGATCTCTCTGACAGCCGCCGGTAAGACGCAGCTGCTCGACAGCTTTACCGACGTTACGAATGGAGGCTTTACACGGTTCAAAAGCATCTGCGAGCGGAATCCTGGCGTAAAGTGCATGATCGGACTGACCAGTGGCCTTTCGGGGTCGAAGATATTTACCACCATGATGAACTCTGCCCAGCTGCGCAGCACTGCGGTATCGTCCATCATGAGCCTGCTGATCCAGCAGTACAAATTCGATGGGCTGGACGTATACTGGCAGTACCCGGTGCTGAAGGGAGGCAATCCTGAGGATCGGTACAACTTTGTGTACTTCATTGCGGAGCTGTCAGCTAACATGCGCATGTACGGGCTAGTGCTGTCGATCAGCGTTGCGCCCACGAACGATTTCTTCATGTCCAGCTACGATGTGCCGAATTTGATGAAGTCCGTCGACTACTTCAACATTATGGCGTTCGATCTGCATAGCTATTGGGACGGTAAAACGGGCCACCAGTCAGCGCTGTACTCTAGCGGCAAGGAAACGACACTGTACGAAACGCAACTCAACGTGGATTCGATCGTGAGCGGTTGGATAGCGGAAGGCGTACCCCCTTCCAAGCTGATCTTGGGCATTACAGCGTCCGCGAACGTTATGAAGCTGTACTACACGAACGAGACGGGCCTTGGGGCGAGAACTGCTGGCCGAGCCGATGAGGGCCCGTACACGACGACCGAAGGATTGATGTCGTACCCGGAGCTGTGTGTGGAACGTGCGAAAGCTGGCTGGGAGACAGTGCTGGATGGGATTCAGCAGGCGTACTATGCCCACAACAAACGTATCTGGGCCACGTTCGAGCAGGACCGAACGATCAAGTTGAAGGGTTCGTACGTCATAACGCGTGGTCTAGCGGGGATGGCGCTGTTCTCGATGGAAAATGATGATGTGAAGAACAAGTGTGGATTGGGAAATTACCCACTGCTGACGGCTGTCAATACGGGCTTGAACAGACGAATTCCTACGGATGGTCAGACTACCACAACTACGACTAAGGCTCCCACAACTACGACTAAGGCTACCACAACTACGACTAAAGCTACCACAACTACTACCAAGCCGACCACGACTACAACTAAGCCGACAACGACCACCACTAAACCAACCACAACTACAACGGCAAAACCATCCAAGCTACCAACCGTGTGTCCCAGGAATGGATACGTCCGGGATCCAAACAACTGCAGCGTTTACTACCGATGCATTCCGAATGG AACATTCTTCACTTCCTGGAAGTATAGCTGCATGAACGGGCTTTACTTCAATCTGGTTACTAGCACCTGCGATTACCCTAACCGTGTGGACTGCTAG